A genomic segment from Pirellulales bacterium encodes:
- a CDS encoding efflux transporter outer membrane subunit — MRTLACALVVLSSGCTSFREYVSNGFKVGPNYRRPPAPVANDWIDAEDMRLRKEESPELAHWWTVFQDPVLDELVADAYRQNLTLREAGFRILQNRAMLGIAVGGFFPQQQYAFGDHTRNAISTQVANRGFVLDQYYPQWDGGFTLNWELDFWGRFRRAITAANDRLDASVEDFDAALVTMLGDIAQAYVQMRIYEQQIALTRANVQLQRETLAIATARYKGGLVTELDVDQAQSILSETEAQIPQLEISLRQTNNRLCVLLGIPAEDLVRRMEPRSIPIVGPEVAVGIPADLVRRRPDVRRAERNAAAQAENIGIAESDFYPAISLNGTFSYSAEEFQNLFNARALYGAWGPTFQWNLLNYGRILNNVRAQDAVFQGLVAHYQQTVLTASQEIENGIVVFLKSQVQTRYMAESVTAAKKAAVVAIAQYQGGLTDFNRVSLVEQNLVQQQNLYAQALGSIALGLVQTFRALGGGWEIRLDPSAGALPGLPPPDARRDPEKIPAPSPLLDPPAVHGPIPPLPPPDGPLGMVRPLPSVDSQAANRIVPSSRVVPTSVTNSAVRQAPGGSRGGVP; from the coding sequence GTGCGAACTTTGGCCTGCGCGCTGGTCGTGCTTAGTTCTGGTTGTACTAGCTTCCGCGAGTATGTATCCAACGGATTCAAAGTTGGACCGAACTATCGGCGCCCGCCCGCGCCCGTGGCCAACGATTGGATCGATGCCGAGGACATGAGGCTGCGCAAGGAAGAATCGCCGGAGCTTGCGCATTGGTGGACGGTGTTTCAGGATCCGGTCCTCGACGAACTAGTGGCTGATGCCTATCGACAGAATCTGACACTGCGCGAAGCCGGCTTTCGTATTCTGCAGAATCGCGCCATGCTCGGCATTGCCGTCGGTGGCTTTTTCCCGCAGCAGCAATACGCGTTCGGCGACCATACCCGCAACGCGATCAGCACTCAGGTCGCCAACCGTGGCTTCGTGCTCGATCAGTACTATCCACAGTGGGATGGGGGATTCACGCTCAACTGGGAGCTGGATTTCTGGGGGCGCTTCCGTCGCGCGATCACCGCGGCCAATGATCGGTTGGACGCCTCGGTCGAGGATTTCGACGCGGCGTTGGTGACGATGCTTGGCGATATCGCGCAGGCCTACGTGCAGATGCGCATCTACGAACAGCAAATCGCACTGACGCGCGCGAACGTGCAATTGCAGCGCGAAACGCTTGCCATCGCGACGGCTCGCTATAAGGGAGGTCTGGTCACGGAACTCGACGTCGATCAGGCGCAGAGCATTTTGTCAGAGACCGAAGCACAGATTCCGCAGCTTGAAATCTCGCTACGGCAAACCAATAACCGCCTGTGCGTGCTGCTGGGCATACCGGCCGAGGATCTGGTACGGCGCATGGAGCCTCGTTCGATACCGATCGTTGGGCCCGAGGTGGCGGTCGGCATTCCGGCCGACCTGGTGCGCAGGCGGCCCGACGTGCGCCGCGCCGAGCGCAATGCCGCAGCGCAAGCCGAAAACATCGGCATCGCCGAATCGGATTTCTATCCGGCTATTTCGCTGAATGGCACATTCAGCTATTCGGCGGAAGAGTTTCAGAACTTGTTTAACGCCCGAGCTTTATACGGCGCTTGGGGGCCGACGTTTCAGTGGAATTTGCTGAACTACGGCCGCATTCTGAACAATGTGCGTGCTCAGGACGCCGTCTTTCAGGGACTCGTGGCGCACTATCAGCAAACCGTTCTGACGGCCAGCCAGGAAATCGAAAACGGCATCGTGGTGTTCCTGAAATCGCAGGTGCAGACGCGCTACATGGCCGAAAGTGTGACCGCCGCCAAGAAGGCCGCGGTGGTCGCGATTGCGCAATATCAGGGCGGACTGACTGACTTCAATCGCGTGTCGCTAGTGGAACAGAATTTGGTCCAGCAGCAGAACCTGTACGCGCAAGCTCTTGGTTCGATAGCGCTGGGGCTGGTGCAGACTTTTCGCGCGCTGGGAGGCGGGTGGGAGATCCGCCTCGATCCTTCGGCCGGCGCATTGCCTGGGCTGCCGCCGCCGGATGCCCGTCGTGACCCGGAAAAGATTCCGGCGCCTTCGCCGCTGCTGGATCCGCCCGCTGTGCACGGACCGATTCCGCCGCTGCCGCCGCCGGACGGCCCGCTGGGTATGGTGCGACCATTGCCGAGCGTCGATTCCCAGGCAGCAAATCGAATTGTCCCGTCGTCGCGTGTTGTACCCACGAGCGTCACTAATAGCGCTGTGCGGCAAGCTCCTGGTGGCTCGCGCGGAGGCGTTCCATGA
- a CDS encoding efflux RND transporter permease subunit gives MISHFFIDRPIFASVLSIVATLAGAIALFALPVAQYPDVTPPTVLVTALYPGANALTVRDTVAAPIEQQVSGVENMIYMSSLCTNDGAYVLTVTFKLGMDSDMAQVLVQNRVQLAEPVIPDLVQREGINVKKMSPSTMMIVNLVSDGRYDNIFLSNYATIQIRDELGRLPGVANVAYLGERDYSMRAWLDTEKLAAMAITAEDVVAAISEQNLQVAAGQIGQPPIPPGQQFQLTINTLGRLIDPEQFADIIIKVGQNQATTPTGGSGQSGGTTPNNEQSQSTSIVRLRDVARIELGSQQYDQSCTLDGKPSVALSIYQLPGSNALQTAQGVYAKMEELKSRFPDGMKYEIVYDTTPFIKESIGEVFKTLRDAIILVAIVVLVFLQNWRAALIPLIAVPVAVVGTFAAMAALGFSLNNLSLFGLVLAIGIVVDDAIVVVENVERWLEEGLSPRDAARKAMDEVTSPVIAVALVLCAVFVPCAFISGITGEFFRQFAVTIATSTVISAFNSLTLSPALAALILRPRHALHDPLTRVLDFTLGWFFRLFNGAFTIGTSAYTRAVGMLLRVSVIVLLLYGGLLWLTYEEFRRAPTGFVPEQDKGYLLVNVQLPDSATVARTEAVMARLDDIAHQTTGVSHTVGISGQSLLLGANAPNLGSMYVMLKEFGERRGITADDVAAKIRQQCHAEINDAVVSIFGAPPIDGLGTTAGFKMIVEDRGNLGLPELESVADRIVANGNATPELDGMFASTRVNTPWLYLDIDRTKCLAVGLSMAEVFNTLQVYLGSYYVNNFNEFGRTWQVNVMADTPFRDRIEDISLIKIRNKRGEMVPLGTVLDVRNSSGPAAVMRYNMYSATAINGNVAPGISSGQAIKIMQDIAQKELPRSMAFDWTELTYMQLQAGNTAVYVFALAVVFVFLVLAAQYESWKMPLAVILVVPMCLLCSVIGVTASSMDINIFTQIGLVVLVGLASKNAILIVEFAKQQQEAGVPLREAALEACRLRLRPILMTSFAFILGVVPLVLAHGAGAEMRQTLGMAVFSGMLGVTLFGIFLTPVFYYVIQWFGKSPATNADAPAAAANVEH, from the coding sequence AACGCGCTGACAGTGCGCGACACCGTGGCAGCCCCCATCGAGCAGCAGGTCAGCGGCGTGGAGAACATGATCTACATGTCCTCCCTATGCACCAACGACGGGGCCTACGTCCTGACCGTGACGTTCAAGCTGGGCATGGACTCGGACATGGCCCAGGTGCTCGTGCAGAATCGCGTGCAATTGGCCGAACCGGTGATTCCCGATCTGGTGCAACGCGAAGGGATCAACGTCAAGAAGATGTCACCATCGACGATGATGATCGTCAACTTGGTTTCGGACGGGCGGTACGACAACATCTTCTTGAGCAATTACGCCACGATTCAGATTCGTGATGAGCTGGGGCGTCTGCCCGGCGTGGCCAACGTCGCATACCTGGGCGAGCGTGATTACAGCATGCGGGCGTGGCTCGATACGGAAAAGCTGGCCGCGATGGCGATCACGGCCGAGGACGTCGTAGCGGCAATCAGCGAGCAAAATCTGCAGGTGGCGGCCGGACAGATCGGTCAGCCCCCGATTCCTCCCGGGCAACAGTTTCAATTAACGATCAATACCCTCGGCCGTTTGATCGATCCCGAACAATTCGCTGACATCATCATCAAGGTCGGGCAGAACCAGGCCACAACGCCCACCGGTGGCTCTGGCCAAAGCGGCGGCACAACGCCGAATAACGAGCAAAGCCAATCGACCAGCATCGTGCGATTGCGCGACGTGGCACGCATCGAGCTTGGCTCGCAGCAGTACGATCAGTCCTGCACTTTGGATGGCAAACCCTCGGTGGCGCTGTCGATCTACCAACTGCCCGGGTCGAATGCCCTGCAAACGGCGCAGGGAGTGTACGCCAAGATGGAAGAATTGAAATCCCGCTTCCCGGACGGCATGAAGTATGAAATCGTCTACGACACGACCCCCTTTATCAAGGAGTCGATCGGCGAAGTGTTTAAGACGCTGCGTGACGCGATCATCCTGGTCGCGATCGTGGTGTTGGTGTTCTTGCAAAACTGGCGAGCCGCGCTGATTCCCTTGATCGCTGTGCCCGTGGCCGTGGTCGGAACCTTTGCGGCTATGGCGGCGCTCGGTTTCTCGCTCAACAACCTTTCGCTGTTCGGACTGGTTCTGGCGATCGGCATTGTCGTGGACGATGCGATCGTGGTCGTGGAGAACGTCGAGCGCTGGCTGGAAGAAGGGCTTTCGCCGCGTGACGCCGCCCGCAAGGCCATGGACGAGGTTACGAGCCCCGTGATCGCCGTGGCGCTGGTGTTGTGTGCCGTGTTCGTGCCGTGCGCCTTCATTAGCGGCATCACCGGTGAATTCTTCCGGCAGTTTGCAGTGACCATTGCCACGTCAACCGTAATTTCGGCATTCAATTCCTTGACGCTCAGCCCGGCACTGGCGGCCTTGATCCTACGACCGCGCCACGCGCTGCATGACCCGCTGACCCGCGTGCTCGATTTCACGCTGGGTTGGTTCTTCCGGCTGTTCAACGGCGCGTTCACGATCGGCACGTCGGCCTACACACGCGCCGTGGGAATGCTGTTGCGTGTCAGCGTGATCGTGCTGCTGCTTTACGGCGGACTTCTGTGGTTGACCTATGAAGAATTCCGCCGGGCGCCGACGGGCTTCGTGCCCGAACAGGATAAGGGGTACCTGCTGGTCAACGTGCAACTGCCCGACTCGGCCACAGTGGCACGAACCGAGGCCGTGATGGCGCGGCTAGACGACATCGCCCATCAAACCACCGGTGTTTCGCACACCGTGGGTATTTCCGGACAATCGTTGCTGCTGGGAGCCAATGCGCCGAACTTGGGCTCGATGTACGTCATGCTGAAGGAATTCGGCGAACGCCGCGGCATCACGGCCGACGACGTGGCCGCGAAGATTCGCCAGCAATGCCACGCCGAGATCAACGATGCGGTTGTCAGCATCTTTGGCGCTCCGCCGATCGACGGACTTGGCACCACAGCCGGCTTCAAGATGATCGTCGAAGACCGAGGCAACCTGGGGCTACCCGAACTGGAATCCGTTGCCGATCGGATCGTGGCCAATGGTAATGCCACGCCTGAGCTCGACGGAATGTTCGCGAGCACGCGCGTCAACACACCCTGGCTCTATCTGGACATCGATCGAACGAAATGCCTGGCCGTAGGGCTGTCGATGGCCGAAGTGTTCAACACGTTGCAAGTCTATCTCGGTTCGTACTACGTGAACAACTTTAACGAGTTCGGCCGCACCTGGCAGGTGAATGTTATGGCCGACACGCCCTTTCGCGACCGCATCGAGGATATCTCGCTGATCAAGATTCGGAACAAGCGCGGCGAAATGGTACCGCTGGGAACGGTTCTCGACGTGCGCAATTCCAGCGGGCCCGCCGCCGTAATGCGCTACAACATGTATTCCGCCACGGCGATCAACGGCAACGTGGCCCCGGGCATCAGCTCGGGCCAGGCGATCAAGATTATGCAGGACATCGCCCAAAAAGAGTTGCCGCGGTCGATGGCCTTCGACTGGACCGAACTGACCTACATGCAATTGCAGGCCGGCAACACCGCGGTCTATGTCTTCGCCCTGGCCGTAGTGTTCGTGTTCCTGGTACTGGCGGCGCAGTACGAAAGCTGGAAGATGCCGCTGGCCGTGATCTTGGTCGTACCGATGTGCTTGCTGTGCTCGGTGATCGGGGTCACGGCATCCAGCATGGACATCAATATCTTCACGCAAATCGGCCTGGTCGTGCTGGTCGGACTGGCGAGCAAGAATGCGATTCTGATCGTCGAATTCGCCAAGCAGCAGCAAGAAGCGGGCGTGCCCCTGCGCGAAGCCGCGCTCGAAGCATGCCGGCTGCGTTTGCGACCTATTCTGATGACGTCATTTGCGTTCATTCTGGGCGTGGTGCCGCTGGTGCTCGCGCACGGCGCCGGTGCTGAAATGCGGCAGACCCTGGGAATGGCCGTTTTTAGCGGCATGTTAGGCGTAACGCTGTTCGGCATTTTTTTGACGCCGGTTTTCTATTATGTCATTCAATGGTTCGGCAAGTCCCCCGCGACGAATGCGGATGCGCCGGCCGCCGCAGCGAACGTCGAACACTAA
- a CDS encoding HEAT repeat domain-containing protein: MQETHQLQGRTKWVLLLGLIACSACSKAKTTDELLADLNSTHERDRIIAVRLLPDHKADAEKVVPAMIACLKDDGGDIRLSAAIGLGNFGAAAKDAIPALREAEKDRDVRVIRAAGVALTRIDPTLTPKPQPVKRRRK, from the coding sequence ATGCAAGAAACTCACCAACTGCAGGGACGTACAAAATGGGTTCTGCTGCTAGGACTGATCGCTTGCTCTGCCTGCAGCAAAGCAAAAACGACTGACGAACTACTGGCTGATCTTAACTCGACCCACGAGCGAGATCGCATCATCGCGGTGCGATTGCTGCCGGATCATAAAGCGGATGCGGAAAAAGTTGTGCCGGCGATGATCGCCTGCCTGAAGGACGACGGAGGCGATATCCGTTTAAGCGCCGCTATAGGACTGGGGAACTTTGGCGCCGCCGCCAAAGATGCCATTCCCGCGCTGCGCGAGGCGGAAAAGGATCGTGACGTGCGAGTGATCCGCGCGGCGGGCGTCGCTCTGACGCGCATCGATCCGACGTTAACTCCGAAGCCCCAGCCCGTGAAGCGGCGCAGGAAGTAA
- a CDS encoding DUF1559 domain-containing protein produces MRRSSLRQGAGAPVGAPHGFTLVELLVVIAIIGILIAILLPAVQAARESARRTQCINNFKQLGLAALSFHDANMVFPIGRQQPNTYSQHVMLLPFLEQSAVFAQINLSAGTGTNNVKYINIPGFRCPTDSEDRMSDPSLSADQFDAVLGAWGRNNYRANAGNDVGTTVNDGDVTAKETNNGIFLTKTSVRIGQVTDGTSNTALFSEKVLGDGDDTTVEVFSDFLQIANNGNTATATQVYTKCMALNTSAQVGASNQTSYAGRDWINGNYMTTRYNHVMAPNTWSCPRGNSPNTNGGATTACSRHNGGVGLGLVDGSARFVANAIDINVWRALGSKDSGEVLPQNF; encoded by the coding sequence ATGCGACGTTCCTCACTTCGTCAGGGCGCGGGCGCGCCTGTCGGCGCCCCGCACGGTTTTACCTTGGTCGAACTTCTGGTGGTCATTGCGATCATCGGTATTTTGATCGCCATCTTGCTGCCGGCCGTGCAAGCGGCGCGCGAAAGCGCCCGGCGCACGCAGTGCATCAACAACTTTAAGCAACTGGGACTGGCTGCGCTGTCGTTTCACGATGCGAACATGGTTTTCCCGATAGGTCGGCAACAGCCTAATACCTATAGCCAGCACGTGATGTTGTTGCCATTTCTCGAGCAGAGTGCGGTTTTCGCCCAGATCAATCTCTCAGCCGGCACGGGCACCAACAACGTCAAATACATCAATATCCCGGGCTTCCGCTGCCCGACGGATTCTGAAGATCGGATGAGCGATCCGTCGCTATCCGCGGACCAATTCGATGCGGTCCTTGGCGCTTGGGGACGCAACAACTATCGCGCCAACGCCGGCAACGACGTGGGCACGACCGTCAACGACGGTGACGTGACCGCCAAAGAGACGAACAACGGTATTTTTCTGACCAAGACCAGCGTGCGCATCGGCCAGGTTACGGACGGCACGTCGAACACTGCGCTGTTCAGCGAGAAAGTCCTCGGTGACGGCGATGACACCACGGTCGAGGTGTTCAGCGACTTCCTGCAGATTGCCAACAACGGCAATACCGCAACGGCGACACAGGTCTACACGAAGTGCATGGCCCTGAATACCAGTGCGCAGGTGGGCGCGAGCAACCAGACATCCTACGCAGGCCGTGATTGGATCAACGGCAACTACATGACCACGCGCTACAACCACGTCATGGCGCCCAACACCTGGAGCTGCCCCCGCGGCAACAGTCCCAATACCAACGGTGGCGCCACCACTGCCTGCAGCCGACACAACGGGGGCGTGGGCCTGGGGCTGGTCGACGGCAGCGCGCGGTTTGTCGCCAACGCGATCGACATCAATGTGTGGCGCGCGCTCGGTTCGAAGGATTCCGGTGAAGTGCTACCGCAGAACTTCTAA
- a CDS encoding dockerin type I domain-containing protein, with translation MVNGNLTLAGSLSVSALTGFGAGIYELFSYTGSLIDSGLSLGTLPTGFSYKLDETSTPGQILLDVTSLASLTGDVNGDGIVNGQDLALVSSNWLHAGSGVTGDVNHDGIVNGQDLALVSSNWLHTSGAGAPVTTSGVPEPGSFALLALGLASAAVRRRTTRRGSVNEEPKS, from the coding sequence GTGGTCAACGGTAACCTGACCTTGGCCGGCTCGCTGAGTGTCTCAGCACTTACTGGCTTCGGTGCGGGCATCTACGAATTGTTCTCGTACACCGGTTCGCTTATCGATAGCGGCCTGTCGCTCGGCACATTACCGACCGGCTTCTCATACAAGCTCGACGAAACCTCGACCCCGGGCCAAATCCTGCTCGATGTTACCTCGCTCGCGTCTCTTACTGGTGACGTTAACGGCGACGGCATCGTCAACGGACAAGACTTGGCGCTGGTTTCGTCGAATTGGCTACACGCCGGATCGGGTGTCACCGGGGACGTCAATCATGACGGCATCGTCAACGGACAAGACCTGGCGCTCGTATCGTCGAATTGGCTACACACGAGCGGCGCAGGAGCACCGGTCACCACCAGTGGCGTGCCCGAACCCGGCAGCTTCGCGTTGCTGGCTCTCGGCCTGGCCAGCGCAGCGGTGCGACGCCGCACGACGCGCCGCGGTAGCGTCAATGAAGAGCCGAAATCGTGA